One part of the Thermodesulfovibrionales bacterium genome encodes these proteins:
- a CDS encoding glycoside hydrolase family 3 N-terminal domain-containing protein, with protein MNPYSRLIPRLNGTEIEERRGYYLGLAKKGISGFILFGGELETVRAKVRELQTESQRPLVIASDLEQGLGQQVKGGTLFPPAMAIASAIKKSDTHRSRLLLERLYTAISLEARYAGINTILAPVLDINTNPKNPIIATRAFGEDPETVSFIGCEMLRVFRQNSIMACGKHFPGHGDTLIDSHVGLPVVKKELSDLRRHEFVPFQEAIDVGIEMIMLGHLSVPALDPSGMPASLSGQVVSYLRKTMRFRGAIITDAMNMGAVGNYTEEEASLMALKAGVDLILHPTDPDEVASLLIQKKLSLQPLNLSPPALSDSPCDFREHRRLSAELTEMAVSMEGKMPRRIKKPFLIILNEDGDERKPHFVDAMGERYPDARSAMVLPGKEIPSQKIPADYETVVAIFSSVKAWKTGAKAWLQNGIEALKERATLFVSFGNPYTLADLPGDTARIYAYWDSDEAQKAVVAKLTHIR; from the coding sequence ATGAATCCCTACTCCCGCTTAATTCCGAGGCTGAACGGAACCGAAATCGAAGAGAGGCGCGGCTACTATCTCGGACTTGCGAAAAAAGGAATCTCCGGTTTCATTCTCTTCGGCGGAGAACTCGAAACGGTAAGGGCGAAGGTCAGGGAACTCCAGACCGAATCGCAGAGACCCCTCGTCATCGCCTCGGACCTGGAACAGGGGCTCGGTCAACAGGTCAAGGGGGGTACCCTTTTTCCCCCGGCGATGGCGATCGCGTCCGCCATAAAAAAATCCGATACGCATCGTTCGCGCCTGCTCCTCGAAAGACTCTACACCGCGATCTCTCTCGAGGCCCGATACGCGGGGATTAATACGATACTCGCCCCCGTGCTCGATATCAATACCAATCCGAAAAATCCTATTATCGCGACAAGGGCCTTCGGTGAAGACCCTGAGACCGTATCATTCATCGGCTGTGAGATGCTGCGGGTATTTCGACAGAACAGTATCATGGCATGCGGAAAACACTTTCCCGGCCACGGAGATACGCTGATAGATTCGCATGTCGGCCTCCCCGTTGTCAAAAAGGAACTGTCCGATCTCAGGAGACACGAGTTTGTACCGTTTCAGGAGGCGATAGATGTCGGTATAGAGATGATTATGCTCGGCCATCTCAGCGTTCCTGCCCTCGACCCTTCAGGAATGCCTGCCTCTCTTTCCGGACAGGTAGTCTCCTATCTGAGAAAGACGATGCGATTTCGGGGCGCGATAATTACCGACGCCATGAATATGGGAGCGGTCGGTAATTACACCGAGGAAGAAGCGTCACTCATGGCGCTCAAGGCCGGAGTCGACCTCATCCTCCATCCCACAGACCCCGACGAAGTCGCATCCCTCCTCATCCAAAAAAAACTCTCCCTGCAACCCCTGAACCTGAGTCCCCCTGCCCTCTCCGATTCTCCCTGCGACTTCCGCGAACACAGGAGACTCTCGGCGGAACTGACAGAGATGGCTGTCAGTATGGAGGGGAAAATGCCGCGTAGGATAAAAAAACCGTTTCTCATCATCCTCAATGAGGACGGCGACGAAAGAAAGCCCCACTTTGTGGATGCCATGGGAGAGCGGTATCCGGATGCGCGATCAGCCATGGTCCTTCCCGGAAAAGAAATCCCTTCGCAGAAGATCCCGGCAGACTATGAAACCGTGGTCGCAATATTCTCTTCGGTCAAGGCTTGGAAAACCGGGGCAAAGGCATGGCTGCAAAATGGAATTGAAGCCCTTAAGGAGAGGGCGACGCTCTTTGTGAGCTTCGGAAACCCTTACACGCTCGCCGATTTACCGGGGGATACCGCGCGGATTTACGCCTATTGGGATTCCGATGAAGCTCAGAAGGCAGTGGTTGCAAAACTTACGCACATTCGATAG
- a CDS encoding FmdB family zinc ribbon protein — protein sequence MPIYEYTCLSCKRGHEIMQKYDDAPLTICPDCGGDMKKLISNTSFVLKGKGWYKTDYASDNGKKPKETEKKTETPSSSEKKNESKSEAA from the coding sequence ATGCCGATATACGAATACACCTGTCTGAGCTGCAAGAGAGGACATGAGATCATGCAGAAATATGACGACGCTCCGCTCACGATCTGTCCGGATTGCGGCGGAGATATGAAAAAGCTCATATCGAATACGTCCTTTGTTCTCAAGGGAAAGGGCTGGTATAAGACCGACTATGCCTCAGACAACGGGAAGAAACCGAAGGAAACAGAGAAGAAGACAGAGACGCCTTCATCATCAGAGAAAAAAAACGAGAGCAAATCAGAAGCCGCCTGA
- a CDS encoding sugar phosphate isomerase/epimerase family protein, whose product MKTVHVHIPYSKIGDYLSLLKEKRLNLEIYFPSSSLDSLRTGDIQLLRDSLDYHPSLSIHAPFMDLSPGAVDSGVRSLTLARFMHIMDIAEILFPRVIVFHSGYEKWKYAHRVDIWLEGSLMTWRPLIERAAQLGVKLAIENIFEDEPSNLEALMKELHAESFGLCFDTGHCNLFSRVSLKDWLDSLGQYIFSLHLHDNDGTFDSHLPIGDGTFDFEMLFTFLGDRDYVYTIEAHTPERVLKSMDRLKEYIV is encoded by the coding sequence GTGAAGACCGTCCACGTGCACATTCCCTACAGCAAGATAGGGGATTATCTTTCTCTGCTAAAAGAAAAGAGACTGAACCTCGAAATATACTTCCCTTCTTCGTCCCTCGACAGTTTAAGAACCGGTGATATCCAACTGCTCAGAGATAGTCTCGACTATCATCCCTCCCTTTCGATCCATGCGCCCTTCATGGACCTCTCTCCCGGCGCTGTAGATTCCGGTGTCCGGTCTCTCACTCTTGCTCGTTTCATGCATATCATGGATATTGCGGAAATCCTCTTCCCCCGGGTCATCGTCTTCCACTCGGGCTATGAGAAGTGGAAATATGCCCATAGGGTGGACATCTGGCTCGAAGGGAGCCTCATGACGTGGAGGCCACTCATCGAGAGGGCAGCGCAACTCGGTGTGAAGCTTGCCATCGAAAATATCTTCGAGGATGAGCCATCGAATCTCGAGGCTCTCATGAAAGAACTCCATGCAGAGAGCTTCGGGCTCTGCTTCGACACGGGCCACTGCAATTTATTTTCGAGAGTCTCACTGAAAGACTGGCTCGACTCGCTAGGACAATATATCTTTTCACTCCATCTCCACGACAATGATGGAACCTTTGATTCCCATCTCCCGATCGGCGACGGCACCTTCGATTTCGAAATGCTCTTTACGTTCCTCGGCGATCGAGACTATGTTTACACTATTGAGGCGCACACGCCGGAACGGGTTCTCAAGAGCATGGATAGATTAAAGGAGTATATCGTCTGA
- a CDS encoding FixH family protein, translating into MADRKVAKALLILLTIECLIFTIGCSSKAAKTTQRGLFHVQLSAKGQLLKEGRNEVDVYVTDNRGNGVEDAKIEITPWMPEHGHGTMWPPMVTEKGKGFYRAVIPIIMIGHWELKIKIHKGDIEDNAIFDFPNVMK; encoded by the coding sequence ATGGCCGACCGGAAGGTTGCGAAAGCCCTCTTGATTCTTCTTACCATCGAATGCCTTATCTTCACGATCGGTTGTAGCAGCAAGGCAGCGAAGACCACTCAGAGAGGATTATTTCATGTTCAACTCAGCGCTAAAGGACAGCTTCTCAAAGAAGGCAGGAATGAAGTCGATGTGTACGTTACAGATAATAGAGGCAACGGTGTGGAAGATGCAAAGATTGAGATTACACCGTGGATGCCTGAGCACGGTCACGGTACTATGTGGCCCCCGATGGTTACTGAAAAAGGAAAGGGATTTTATCGCGCCGTCATCCCGATCATAATGATAGGACATTGGGAACTTAAGATTAAGATTCACAAGGGAGATATCGAAGACAATGCCATCTTTGATTTTCCCAATGTCATGAAGTAG
- a CDS encoding SAM-dependent methyltransferase, translated as MNPLKEKIIEKIRSEGPISFEAFMEMTLYYPGLGYYMKDSTEIGRMGDFYTSPHLHRIFGAMLGRQMEEMWGFMGCPELFQVIEMGAGMGHLAKDMLDYLSGVEGEGKEKDIFGHLEYTIIERNPSVRARQKELLGDLPGKVAWYSDVGQLPPAVGCYLSNELLDAFPIRLIEMDDELKEIYVATTSLSALEEEESSDADALMELKRPCSSETRDYLREFSIDLSRGYKTEVNLRIRDWLREINDKLSEGFIMTIDYGYPSWDYYSEERSRGTLLCYHKHQIDEDPFQNIGEQDMTAHVNFSSLKKWGEDGGLKTVGFCPQGVYLVSLGLDEVITEFYGDSLDPFDIAKIKGLILPQGMGESHKVMIQYKGKGEPKLKGFTLRNQVGKL; from the coding sequence GAAAATAAGGTCTGAAGGCCCGATCAGTTTTGAGGCCTTCATGGAGATGACCCTCTATTATCCGGGACTCGGTTATTACATGAAGGATTCAACAGAGATCGGCAGAATGGGAGATTTCTATACGAGCCCTCATCTCCATCGGATTTTCGGGGCGATGCTCGGAAGGCAGATGGAAGAGATGTGGGGTTTCATGGGATGCCCTGAACTCTTTCAGGTTATCGAGATGGGGGCCGGGATGGGGCATCTTGCGAAGGATATGCTCGATTACCTGAGCGGAGTGGAGGGCGAGGGAAAAGAGAAGGATATTTTCGGGCATCTTGAATATACGATTATAGAACGGAACCCGTCGGTCAGGGCGCGTCAGAAGGAATTGCTCGGGGACCTTCCGGGCAAGGTTGCGTGGTATTCCGATGTAGGGCAATTACCGCCCGCTGTCGGATGTTATCTTTCAAATGAACTTCTCGATGCCTTTCCGATACGGTTGATCGAAATGGACGATGAGTTGAAGGAGATCTATGTCGCTACCACTTCACTCTCGGCATTAGAGGAGGAGGAATCTTCCGACGCGGATGCCCTCATGGAGTTGAAGAGGCCCTGCAGCAGCGAAACCAGAGACTACCTCAGGGAATTCTCAATCGATCTCTCCCGGGGCTACAAGACCGAGGTGAATCTCAGAATCAGAGACTGGCTCAGGGAGATCAATGATAAACTCTCTGAGGGCTTTATTATGACGATTGATTACGGCTATCCTTCCTGGGATTATTACAGCGAGGAAAGAAGCAGGGGAACACTCCTCTGTTATCATAAACACCAGATAGATGAAGATCCCTTCCAGAATATCGGCGAACAGGATATGACGGCACACGTAAATTTCTCGTCTCTGAAAAAGTGGGGAGAAGATGGCGGCTTAAAGACCGTAGGGTTCTGTCCCCAGGGGGTTTATCTCGTTTCCCTCGGACTCGACGAGGTGATAACGGAGTTTTACGGTGATTCACTTGATCCCTTCGACATCGCGAAGATTAAGGGTCTCATTCTCCCTCAGGGCATGGGCGAGTCTCATAAGGTGATGATACAGTATAAAGGGAAGGGCGAGCCTAAGCTGAAAGGCTTTACGTTAAGGAATCAGGTCGGCAAGTTGTGA